The Rubidibacter lacunae KORDI 51-2 genome contains a region encoding:
- the gatB gene encoding Asp-tRNA(Asn)/Glu-tRNA(Gln) amidotransferase subunit GatB, whose translation MTAAAPVKTEYEAVIGLETHCQLNTASKIFCSCSTEFGAPPNTNVCPVCLGYPGVLPVLNRSVYESSVKMGLALNCEIARYSKFDRKQYFYPDLPKSYQISQYDMPIAEHGHLTIELYDKQSGKATSKRIEIARLHMEEDAGKLVHVGSDRLSGSTHSLVDYNRGGVPLMEIVSEPDIRTGEEAAEYAQELQRTVRYLGVGDGNMQEGSLRCDVNVSVRPKGASKFGTKVEIKNMNSFSAIQKAIDYEIARQVKAIESGEDIVQETRLWDEGKQRTTSMRKKEGSSDYRYFPEPDIPPLEITTEQLDTWTAELPELPAKKRDRYAKSLGLSVYDARVLTDDRLVAEYFETAVAAGADAKQAANWVTQDVAAYLNNNKLAIADIALTPATLAELVQLIAKGTISGKIAKEILPELLTEGGSAEKLVESKGLTQISDPSELERVVDELLAANPDKVEQFRNGKTKLQGFFVGQMMKATGGRADPKLANKILTAKLKGNG comes from the coding sequence ATGACTGCTGCTGCACCTGTTAAGACCGAGTACGAGGCCGTCATTGGGTTGGAGACCCACTGCCAACTCAACACCGCATCAAAGATTTTTTGCAGTTGCTCTACCGAATTCGGAGCACCTCCTAATACCAATGTTTGTCCGGTATGTTTGGGCTACCCCGGAGTTTTGCCGGTGCTCAATCGGAGCGTCTACGAGTCCTCGGTGAAGATGGGCTTGGCGCTAAATTGCGAGATCGCACGGTACAGCAAGTTCGATCGCAAACAATACTTCTACCCCGATTTGCCGAAAAGCTATCAGATTTCTCAATACGACATGCCGATCGCCGAGCACGGGCATTTGACGATCGAGCTGTACGACAAGCAGTCAGGGAAGGCAACCTCCAAACGCATCGAGATCGCGCGCTTGCATATGGAAGAAGATGCGGGGAAGTTGGTGCACGTGGGAAGCGATCGCCTGTCGGGCTCGACCCACTCACTGGTGGACTACAACCGTGGCGGTGTGCCGCTGATGGAGATTGTCTCGGAGCCGGATATTCGCACCGGGGAAGAAGCAGCGGAGTACGCCCAGGAGCTTCAACGGACGGTCCGCTACCTCGGCGTGGGTGACGGCAATATGCAAGAAGGATCGCTGCGCTGCGACGTGAACGTGTCGGTGCGCCCCAAAGGAGCGAGCAAGTTCGGCACGAAAGTGGAAATCAAGAACATGAACTCGTTTAGCGCGATCCAAAAGGCGATCGACTACGAAATCGCGCGCCAAGTCAAGGCAATCGAAAGCGGCGAGGACATCGTGCAAGAGACGCGCCTGTGGGATGAGGGCAAGCAACGCACGACGAGCATGCGCAAGAAGGAAGGTTCGAGTGACTACCGTTACTTTCCAGAGCCAGACATTCCGCCGCTGGAAATTACTACCGAGCAACTGGATACCTGGACAGCCGAGTTGCCCGAACTGCCTGCAAAGAAGCGCGATCGCTATGCCAAGTCTTTGGGGCTGTCGGTGTATGACGCGCGGGTGCTGACGGACGATCGCTTGGTGGCAGAGTACTTCGAGACAGCGGTGGCAGCCGGAGCAGACGCCAAGCAAGCGGCCAATTGGGTAACTCAGGATGTGGCAGCATACCTCAACAACAACAAGCTGGCGATCGCGGATATCGCGCTGACGCCGGCGACGCTGGCAGAGTTGGTACAACTGATTGCCAAGGGCACGATCAGCGGGAAGATCGCAAAAGAGATCTTGCCAGAGTTGTTAACTGAAGGCGGTTCGGCCGAGAAGCTGGTCGAGAGCAAGGGGCTAACCCAGATCTCGGACCCATCTGAGTTGGAGCGAGTCGTGGACGAGTTGCTGGCGGCGAATCCGGACAAAGTCGAGCAGTTCCGCAATGGCAAAACGAAGCTGCAGGGATTCTTCGTGGGACAGATGATGAAGGCAACGGGCGGTCGGGCAGACCCGAAGCTAGCCAATAAAATCCTGACCGCCAAGCTGAAGGGCAACGGCTAG
- the gcvP gene encoding aminomethyl-transferring glycine dehydrogenase has translation MLNLTPAPAANAPQSSDINALLGLGDSFVPRHVGPDTGAVEEMLKALGYSALDALIDDAVPAAIRMPRPLKLPPARSERAALNDLQTIAQQNQVFRSYIGMGYYDCITPGVILRNILENPGWYTAYTPYQAEIAQGRLEALLNFQTLVMDLTGMEIANASLLDEGTAAAEAMSLSLGVAKSKANTYFVAADCHPQTIEVVRTRALPLGIEVVVGDWRACDFSTPIFGALLQYPTTDGKVCDYRAFVEQAHAIKAIVTVAADPLSLALLTPPGEFGADIAVGSLQRFGVPMGYGGPHAAYFATRNLYQRRIPGRVVGVSHDAQGRPALRLALQTREQHIRRDKATSNICTAQVLLAVMASMYAVYHGPEGIKRIAARVHRLTALLASGLRRLGYDLGNEPFFDTLCVTIAPDSPQSSAEAVHATASERRINLRHYNDKAIGVALDETATMEDAIHLLQIFAGTDNLPFAIADLRANAEYEYTAPFARTSEYLSAPVFNSYHSETELLRYIFHLQGKDITLATSMIPLGSCTMKLNATAEMLPVSWAEFGKLHPFAPKSQTRGYQILFEQLEAWLAEITGFAAISLQPNAGSQGEYAGLQVIRKYHEARGESQRIICLIPESAHGTNPASAVMCGMKVVAIACDERGDVDLDDLTAKAEKHKDNLAALMVTYPSTHGVFEVHIRDICKVVHARGGQVYMDGANTNAQVGLCRPGDFGADVCHLNLHKTFCIPHGGGGPGMGPIGVAAHLVPYLPGHGVVGTGSADSIGAISAAPWGSASILPISWMYIAMMGAEGLTQATKVAILSANYVARRLDTYYPVLFRGDKGLVAHECVVDLRPLKKRAGIEVDDVAKRLMDFGYHAPTVSWPVPGTMMVEPTESETKAELDRFCEAMIAIRKEVEAIENGRADPNDNVLKHAPHPAAVVVADAWERPYTREQAAYPAEWVRDRKFWPSVGRVDNAYGDRNLICSCIGMDAYKDD, from the coding sequence ATGCTAAATCTGACTCCGGCTCCTGCAGCAAACGCTCCGCAGTCGTCCGATATCAACGCACTGCTCGGGCTTGGTGACTCCTTCGTCCCCCGTCACGTTGGTCCGGACACCGGAGCAGTTGAGGAAATGCTCAAAGCGCTGGGCTATTCAGCCCTCGACGCCTTGATCGACGACGCTGTCCCGGCTGCAATCCGGATGCCGCGCCCGCTCAAGCTGCCGCCGGCTCGCAGCGAGCGCGCTGCTCTGAATGACCTGCAGACGATCGCGCAGCAGAACCAGGTCTTCCGGTCGTACATCGGGATGGGCTATTACGACTGCATCACGCCGGGCGTCATCCTGCGCAACATCTTAGAAAACCCCGGTTGGTACACTGCTTACACGCCGTACCAAGCCGAAATCGCTCAGGGTCGCCTGGAAGCACTACTGAACTTCCAGACCTTAGTGATGGATCTCACGGGCATGGAAATTGCGAATGCTTCCTTGCTCGACGAAGGAACTGCCGCTGCCGAAGCTATGAGCCTCAGCCTTGGCGTTGCAAAGAGCAAAGCCAACACCTACTTCGTCGCGGCCGACTGTCATCCCCAGACCATCGAAGTTGTGCGTACCCGCGCCTTGCCCCTTGGCATTGAGGTCGTTGTCGGCGACTGGCGCGCCTGCGATTTCTCCACCCCGATCTTTGGCGCGCTGCTGCAATATCCCACTACCGACGGTAAAGTCTGCGACTATCGCGCTTTTGTCGAGCAAGCCCATGCCATCAAAGCGATCGTGACGGTTGCGGCCGACCCGCTGAGTCTGGCGCTGCTAACGCCGCCCGGAGAGTTCGGGGCCGACATTGCAGTAGGCAGCCTGCAGCGCTTCGGGGTACCCATGGGTTACGGCGGCCCTCACGCAGCCTATTTTGCTACGCGTAATCTATACCAGCGGCGCATCCCCGGCCGCGTTGTCGGCGTCTCTCACGATGCCCAAGGTCGCCCCGCTCTGCGCTTGGCCTTGCAAACTCGCGAACAGCACATCCGCCGCGATAAGGCCACCAGCAACATCTGTACCGCACAGGTTCTCCTTGCCGTAATGGCGTCGATGTACGCTGTCTATCACGGACCCGAGGGCATCAAGCGCATTGCTGCGCGCGTGCATCGCCTAACCGCACTGCTTGCGTCCGGGCTGCGTCGCTTGGGCTACGACCTCGGTAACGAGCCGTTCTTCGACACGCTTTGCGTGACAATTGCTCCCGATTCCCCACAGTCCAGCGCCGAGGCCGTGCATGCCACTGCAAGCGAGCGCCGCATCAACCTACGCCATTACAACGACAAGGCAATCGGCGTTGCCCTGGACGAAACCGCGACTATGGAAGACGCGATCCATTTGCTGCAAATCTTTGCTGGCACCGACAACTTGCCCTTCGCGATCGCCGACTTGAGGGCCAATGCCGAATACGAATACACCGCGCCCTTTGCACGTACGAGCGAGTACCTGAGCGCACCGGTCTTCAACAGCTATCACTCTGAAACCGAGCTGCTAAGGTACATCTTCCACTTACAAGGCAAGGACATCACCCTAGCAACATCGATGATTCCGCTCGGCTCCTGTACGATGAAGCTCAATGCGACGGCGGAAATGTTGCCGGTTAGCTGGGCGGAGTTCGGCAAGCTCCATCCGTTTGCACCCAAGTCCCAGACGCGAGGTTATCAAATCCTGTTCGAGCAGCTAGAAGCCTGGTTGGCAGAAATTACCGGCTTCGCTGCAATCTCGTTGCAGCCGAACGCCGGGTCGCAAGGGGAATATGCCGGACTGCAGGTGATTCGCAAGTATCACGAAGCGCGCGGCGAATCCCAGCGAATCATTTGTCTGATCCCAGAATCTGCTCACGGCACGAACCCTGCGAGTGCGGTGATGTGCGGCATGAAGGTAGTGGCGATCGCCTGTGACGAGCGCGGCGACGTGGACCTCGACGATCTAACAGCGAAGGCCGAGAAGCACAAAGATAACTTGGCAGCGCTGATGGTAACTTACCCGTCGACGCACGGTGTCTTCGAGGTACACATCCGCGACATTTGCAAGGTCGTCCATGCGCGCGGCGGTCAGGTTTACATGGACGGCGCCAACACCAATGCCCAAGTCGGGTTGTGCCGTCCCGGCGACTTTGGAGCCGACGTCTGCCATTTGAACCTGCACAAGACCTTCTGCATTCCCCACGGCGGCGGCGGTCCCGGCATGGGACCGATTGGCGTGGCGGCCCATTTGGTGCCATATCTACCCGGTCACGGTGTCGTAGGCACGGGCAGTGCCGACAGTATCGGCGCAATTTCGGCAGCTCCGTGGGGCAGTGCCAGCATCCTTCCCATTTCCTGGATGTACATCGCGATGATGGGTGCCGAAGGTTTAACGCAAGCCACGAAAGTTGCCATTCTCAGCGCCAATTATGTCGCGCGCCGTCTCGACACCTATTACCCGGTACTGTTCCGCGGTGACAAAGGGTTAGTAGCCCACGAGTGCGTGGTGGATTTGCGCCCGCTGAAGAAGCGCGCGGGTATCGAAGTCGATGACGTGGCGAAGCGCCTGATGGATTTCGGGTATCACGCGCCGACGGTGTCGTGGCCGGTACCGGGCACGATGATGGTTGAGCCAACCGAAAGCGAGACGAAGGCCGAGCTCGATCGCTTCTGCGAGGCGATGATTGCCATTCGCAAAGAAGTAGAGGCGATCGAAAACGGTCGGGCCGACCCAAACGACAACGTTCTCAAGCACGCGCCCCATCCGGCGGCTGTGGTTGTAGCCGATGCGTGGGAGCGGCCGTACACCCGCGAGCAGGCGGCCTACCCGGCAGAGTGGGTTCGCGATCGCAAGTTCTGGCCTTCAGTCGGACGCGTCGACAATGCCTATGGCGATCGCAACTTGATCTGCTCTTGCATCGGCATGGACGCATACAAAGATGACTGA
- a CDS encoding glycosyltransferase family 39 protein: MRFANLAGKPLWLDEIVTALFASGRGYGAVPVGVAIAPAQLPDFFAVQPTTCAAIAQLLATQSTHPPLFFCLMHGWLSALAPLNLPLAWVLRSLPALFGVGAIAAMYWLNRTAFSPQTGLLGAALMAVSPFGVYLSQEARQYSLLVLVLALALNCAVALARRSRVWIWVAWGALNAFGCYLHYFFLLVFTAQLLVLGWVFRKQPRRWWALVGGALGIATSYLPWLPIATRHFSSNKVDWLPDPAGAAPLVQLLVGSLSMAIALPVEKQPGWLQAIAGTILLAFALWLGWHVGRGLRVLWQAQRQSLVILGGTLAVVLVEFLGLIFVLQKDISVAPRYNYAFFPMAIGLLAASIWAARAAGKQPVRVWIAIAAGLAGSFCVIGSLAFMKPYLPGFAAERFNRSPQPVLIAVGYSDSLNLALGLSYALELSKSRPLLEPAYFVFLDRSSGYGRVWQDLANVAIAADDLWMVGPGLRRRSFPDSLQLGDRACQRDPENYYRIGIPYQRYDCRLPRAVDGADIGNVLKLAASSR; encoded by the coding sequence TTGCGCTTCGCAAACTTGGCAGGCAAGCCGTTGTGGTTGGACGAAATTGTCACAGCCCTGTTTGCAAGCGGACGCGGCTATGGAGCCGTGCCGGTGGGCGTGGCGATCGCGCCCGCACAGTTGCCAGATTTTTTTGCCGTGCAACCCACAACTTGCGCGGCGATCGCGCAGCTACTCGCAACGCAATCGACCCATCCACCGCTGTTTTTTTGCCTGATGCACGGCTGGCTGAGCGCGCTCGCGCCCTTAAATTTGCCCCTAGCGTGGGTCCTGCGCTCTCTCCCCGCACTGTTTGGGGTGGGGGCAATTGCCGCGATGTACTGGCTCAATCGCACGGCGTTCTCACCTCAGACAGGGCTATTGGGAGCTGCGCTAATGGCAGTGTCGCCGTTTGGAGTGTATTTATCCCAAGAAGCGCGACAGTACTCGCTGCTGGTGTTGGTGCTCGCGCTCGCGCTGAACTGTGCGGTTGCGCTCGCACGGCGATCGCGGGTTTGGATATGGGTAGCGTGGGGGGCGCTAAACGCGTTCGGCTGCTATCTGCACTACTTTTTTTTATTGGTTTTCACCGCACAGCTACTGGTCTTAGGGTGGGTTTTTCGGAAACAACCGCGTCGCTGGTGGGCGCTTGTGGGGGGTGCCCTCGGCATTGCAACGAGCTACCTACCGTGGCTGCCGATCGCGACACGGCATTTCAGCAGCAATAAGGTCGATTGGCTGCCAGACCCGGCCGGAGCAGCGCCGCTGGTCCAATTGCTCGTCGGGTCGCTGTCAATGGCGATTGCGCTGCCAGTTGAAAAACAGCCGGGTTGGCTGCAAGCGATCGCAGGAACGATTTTGCTGGCGTTCGCTTTGTGGTTGGGCTGGCACGTCGGGCGCGGTTTGCGGGTCTTGTGGCAGGCGCAGCGGCAATCGCTCGTCATTCTCGGTGGTACGCTCGCCGTTGTTTTGGTAGAGTTCCTCGGTTTGATCTTCGTGTTGCAGAAAGATATTTCCGTGGCACCGCGGTATAACTACGCCTTCTTTCCAATGGCAATCGGGTTACTGGCGGCAAGCATCTGGGCAGCGCGGGCGGCGGGCAAGCAGCCCGTGCGCGTTTGGATCGCGATCGCAGCGGGGCTTGCAGGCAGCTTTTGTGTTATTGGCAGCTTGGCATTCATGAAGCCGTACCTGCCTGGATTTGCTGCCGAGCGCTTCAATCGCTCGCCGCAACCCGTTCTCATCGCAGTTGGCTACAGCGATTCGCTTAACCTGGCGTTGGGTTTGAGCTACGCCTTGGAGTTGAGTAAGTCGCGACCGCTGCTGGAGCCCGCATACTTCGTCTTTTTAGATCGCTCCAGCGGCTACGGACGCGTGTGGCAAGACCTTGCCAATGTCGCAATTGCCGCTGACGATTTATGGATGGTAGGTCCTGGGTTAAGGCGACGGTCATTCCCGGATAGTCTGCAGCTGGGCGATCGCGCCTGCCAGCGCGACCCCGAGAATTACTACCGAATTGGCATCCCCTATCAGCGTTACGATTGCCGACTGCCCAGAGCAGTTGATGGGGCTGATATAGGGAATGTGCTGAAATTAGCAGCAAGCTCGCGCTAA